One Streptomyces lincolnensis genomic region harbors:
- a CDS encoding putative leader peptide translates to MTDTCVRLWRRVHMDLVRYAGCVCRPSC, encoded by the coding sequence GTGACCGACACCTGTGTGCGCCTGTGGCGGAGGGTCCATATGGACCTCGTCCGCTATGCGGGCTGCGTGTGTCGTCCGTCCTGCTGA
- a CDS encoding FAD-dependent monooxygenase, whose protein sequence is MDPVIIVGAGPVGLTLALALARQEVPSVVLDEGPGKDEPRPARTVVLREDTAALMERLTGIPLDEAGARWAGWRSMRRKQVMREVTFGEAAPEDTAEAVPAPLHIAQHVLTGALRAALAGERLVKLAVESRLDGIEQEPSGVTAHTRGPKGTWWRGSYLVGCDGPRSTVRKLQDIRFPGRTAVERHAVAALRTELPWSGEALLHRVPPWRTSGPSTGEITARPLPDGVWRLDWLLPPGKDLVTPELLVTRIRETLAGWTDGSTPPYELLDTGVHTVHHRLARRWRVGRVFLAGDAAHLLGALGTQGLDEGIRDADNLAWKLASAWHHGPHEALLDSYQAERRGVVAARLRAADQALPLLRGGGGLRAVVAGSARGHDALLTDGHLGRGVLGAPGAYADSPLAPRHLEGETPVDTPPGAPVTDVRVTAEDGSFVRLRDRLGRGALLVVLVAPGTGVWERKHWVTAGVMPRLAAAVTALPHPAELLVAEDYPGAAPHTVLLMRPDGHLVTAFGGVRPADLYAAAEASVGGAAKAEAEAGAGTSSR, encoded by the coding sequence GTGGACCCGGTGATCATCGTCGGAGCGGGGCCCGTGGGGCTCACGCTCGCCCTTGCGCTGGCGCGTCAGGAAGTGCCCTCCGTGGTCCTCGACGAGGGGCCGGGCAAGGACGAACCGCGTCCCGCGCGGACCGTCGTACTGCGTGAGGACACGGCCGCGCTCATGGAGCGGCTGACCGGGATTCCGCTGGACGAGGCCGGTGCGCGTTGGGCCGGATGGCGGTCGATGCGGCGCAAGCAGGTGATGCGCGAGGTGACGTTCGGGGAAGCCGCGCCCGAGGACACCGCCGAGGCCGTTCCGGCCCCGCTGCACATCGCCCAGCACGTGCTGACGGGCGCCCTGCGGGCCGCTCTCGCCGGCGAACGGCTCGTCAAGCTGGCCGTGGAGAGCCGGCTCGACGGCATCGAACAGGAGCCCTCCGGCGTCACCGCCCACACCCGCGGCCCCAAGGGGACCTGGTGGCGCGGCAGTTACCTGGTCGGCTGCGACGGTCCGCGCTCCACCGTACGCAAGCTCCAGGACATCCGCTTCCCGGGCCGTACGGCCGTCGAACGGCACGCCGTCGCGGCCCTGCGCACCGAACTCCCCTGGAGCGGCGAAGCGTTGCTGCACCGCGTGCCCCCGTGGCGCACCTCCGGCCCGTCGACCGGCGAGATCACCGCGCGCCCCCTGCCGGACGGTGTGTGGCGCCTGGACTGGCTGCTGCCGCCGGGCAAGGACCTGGTCACGCCCGAGCTGCTGGTGACCCGTATCCGGGAGACCCTGGCGGGCTGGACCGACGGCTCGACACCGCCGTACGAACTTCTCGACACCGGTGTCCACACGGTGCACCACCGGCTGGCCCGGCGGTGGCGGGTCGGCAGGGTCTTTCTCGCCGGGGACGCCGCGCATCTGCTGGGCGCGCTCGGCACGCAGGGGCTCGACGAGGGCATCCGGGACGCCGACAACCTCGCCTGGAAGCTGGCGTCGGCCTGGCACCACGGGCCGCACGAGGCGCTGCTCGACAGTTACCAGGCGGAGCGGCGCGGGGTCGTCGCCGCCCGGCTGCGCGCCGCCGACCAGGCACTGCCGCTGCTGCGTGGTGGCGGAGGGCTGCGCGCGGTCGTCGCCGGCTCCGCCCGCGGCCACGACGCGCTCCTCACGGACGGTCACTTGGGGCGCGGTGTTCTCGGTGCGCCGGGGGCGTACGCCGACTCGCCGCTCGCACCCCGGCACCTCGAAGGCGAGACCCCCGTCGACACGCCGCCCGGCGCACCCGTCACCGATGTGCGGGTCACCGCGGAGGACGGCTCCTTCGTACGGCTGCGGGACCGCCTCGGTCGCGGTGCGCTCCTTGTCGTCCTGGTCGCGCCGGGCACGGGCGTGTGGGAGCGCAAGCACTGGGTGACCGCGGGAGTGATGCCCAGGCTCGCCGCGGCGGTGACCGCGCTGCCGCACCCCGCCGAGCTGCTGGTCGCCGAGGACTATCCGGGCGCGGCCCCGCACACCGTCCTTCTGATGCGGCCGGACGGCCACCTGGTCACGGCGTTCGGCGGGGTACGGCCGGCCGACCTGTACGCGGCCGCCGAGGCGAGTGTCGGCGGCGCGGCCAAGGCCGAGGCGGAAGCCGGGGCGGGGACGAGTTCGCGCTGA
- a CDS encoding amino acid ABC transporter permease, giving the protein MSSLLYDAQGPRAKRRNVALTVVFIAALAALLWWMYGTLQDKQQLEWAKWKPFFGGTEAWTTYILPGLENTLKAAALAMVIALPLGAVLGIARMSDHAWIRVPVGVVVEFFRAIPVLILMIFGLALYSEYTNVSTDDRPLYAVVTGLVLYNAAVLAEIVRAGILALPKGQSEAAMAIGLRKGQTMRTILLPQAVTTMLPAIVSQVVVIVKDTALGGGVLTFADLIAAVSPMSSYYGANTIASFTVVALIFIAINFALTTFASWLEQRLRRAKKSTGAVLKADDAAVAGTAGAGAGGV; this is encoded by the coding sequence ATGAGCTCCCTTCTCTACGACGCCCAGGGCCCCCGCGCCAAGCGGCGCAACGTCGCCCTGACGGTCGTCTTCATAGCCGCTCTCGCCGCTCTGTTGTGGTGGATGTACGGCACCCTTCAGGACAAGCAGCAGCTGGAGTGGGCGAAGTGGAAGCCCTTCTTCGGCGGAACCGAGGCCTGGACCACCTACATCCTGCCGGGCCTGGAGAACACCCTGAAGGCCGCGGCGCTCGCCATGGTCATCGCACTGCCGCTGGGCGCCGTGCTCGGCATCGCGCGCATGTCGGACCACGCCTGGATCCGGGTGCCGGTCGGGGTCGTCGTGGAGTTCTTCCGGGCCATCCCGGTCCTGATCTTGATGATCTTCGGGCTCGCGCTCTACTCCGAGTACACGAACGTCAGCACCGACGACCGTCCGCTGTACGCGGTCGTCACGGGTCTGGTGCTCTACAACGCGGCGGTCCTCGCGGAGATCGTCCGGGCCGGCATCCTGGCGCTGCCCAAGGGCCAGTCCGAGGCCGCGATGGCGATCGGCCTGCGCAAGGGCCAGACCATGCGGACCATCCTGCTGCCGCAGGCGGTCACCACGATGCTGCCGGCGATCGTCAGCCAGGTCGTCGTGATCGTGAAGGACACCGCCCTCGGCGGCGGTGTGCTCACCTTCGCCGATCTGATCGCGGCGGTGAGCCCGATGAGCTCGTACTACGGCGCCAACACCATCGCCAGCTTCACGGTCGTCGCCCTGATCTTCATCGCGATCAACTTCGCGCTGACGACCTTCGCGAGCTGGCTGGAGCAGCGGCTCCGGCGCGCCAAGAAGAGCACCGGCGCGGTACTCAAGGCGGACGACGCGGCGGTCGCGGGCACCGCAGGAGCCGGAGCCGGGGGCGTCTGA
- a CDS encoding amino acid ABC transporter permease: MFDFLADYDLLGAFWVTVQLTLLSAVGSLIWGTLLAAMRVGPVPLMRGFGTVYVNTVRNTPLTVIILFTSLGLFQTFNVTMGSDIIDTTNFRLAVLGLVAYTSAFVCEALRSGINTVPIGQAEAARAIGLNFTQVLTLVILPQAFRSVVGPLANVLIALTKNTTVAAAIGVAEAALLMKEMIENEAQLILISAVFAFGFVCLTLPTGLIMGWVGKKVAVKR; encoded by the coding sequence GTGTTCGACTTTCTTGCTGATTACGACCTGCTGGGTGCCTTCTGGGTGACCGTGCAGCTCACACTGCTCTCGGCCGTCGGCTCCCTGATCTGGGGAACCCTGCTGGCCGCCATGCGCGTAGGGCCGGTGCCACTGATGCGCGGCTTCGGCACCGTGTATGTGAACACCGTGCGGAACACACCGCTGACCGTGATCATCCTGTTCACCTCGCTGGGCCTGTTCCAGACGTTCAACGTCACCATGGGCTCGGACATCATCGACACCACCAACTTCCGGCTCGCCGTGCTGGGCCTGGTGGCCTACACGTCCGCTTTCGTGTGCGAGGCGCTGCGGTCCGGTATCAACACGGTGCCCATCGGCCAGGCGGAAGCGGCCCGCGCCATCGGCCTGAACTTCACCCAGGTGCTGACGCTGGTGATCCTGCCGCAGGCGTTCCGCTCGGTGGTCGGCCCGCTGGCGAACGTTCTCATCGCCCTCACCAAGAACACCACGGTGGCCGCCGCGATCGGCGTCGCCGAGGCGGCCCTGCTGATGAAGGAGATGATCGAGAACGAGGCTCAGCTGATCCTGATCTCCGCGGTCTTCGCGTTCGGTTTCGTGTGTCTGACGCTGCCGACCGGCCTGATCATGGGCTGGGTGGGCAAGAAGGTGGCGGTGAAGCGATGA
- a CDS encoding glutamate ABC transporter substrate-binding protein, whose protein sequence is MKLRKVTAATAAVLALGLTATACGSDDGDGNGSGSSGGDKKITVGIKFDQPGIGQKTPQGYAGLDVDVATYVAKELGYNADQIEWKESKSADRETMLQRGDVDFIAASYSINEERQKKVDFAGPYLLAHQDVLVRADDDSIKSPSDLNSKKLCSVTGSTSAQNVKEKLAPKAQLQQYPTYSACLNGLQSKAIDALTTDDSILAGYASQANFKGKFKLGGFKMTNENYGIGVKKGSDLKAKINTALEKMVSDGSWKKAVDKNLGPAGYKNEPAPKIGDIKS, encoded by the coding sequence ATGAAGCTCCGCAAGGTCACCGCCGCCACGGCCGCCGTCCTCGCGCTCGGCCTCACCGCCACGGCGTGCGGCTCGGACGACGGCGACGGCAACGGTTCCGGCTCCTCCGGCGGCGACAAGAAGATCACCGTCGGCATCAAGTTCGACCAGCCCGGCATCGGCCAGAAGACCCCGCAGGGCTACGCGGGTCTCGACGTCGACGTGGCCACGTACGTCGCCAAGGAGCTCGGCTACAACGCGGACCAGATCGAGTGGAAGGAGTCGAAGAGCGCCGACCGCGAGACCATGCTCCAGCGTGGTGACGTCGACTTCATCGCCGCCTCGTACTCGATCAACGAGGAGCGTCAGAAGAAGGTCGACTTCGCCGGCCCGTACCTGCTGGCCCACCAGGACGTCCTGGTCCGCGCCGACGACGACTCCATCAAGTCGCCGTCGGACCTCAACAGCAAGAAGCTCTGCTCGGTGACCGGCTCGACCTCGGCGCAGAACGTCAAGGAGAAGCTGGCTCCCAAGGCCCAGCTCCAGCAGTACCCGACCTACTCGGCCTGCCTGAACGGCCTACAGAGCAAGGCCATCGACGCGCTGACCACGGACGACTCGATCCTCGCCGGTTACGCCTCGCAGGCGAACTTCAAGGGCAAGTTCAAGCTCGGCGGCTTCAAGATGACCAACGAGAACTACGGCATCGGCGTCAAGAAGGGCAGCGACCTCAAGGCGAAGATCAACACCGCCCTGGAGAAGATGGTCTCCGACGGTTCCTGGAAGAAGGCCGTGGACAAGAACCTGGGTCCGGCCGGCTACAAGAACGAGCCCGCGCCGAAGATCGGCGACATCAAGAGCTGA
- a CDS encoding amino acid ABC transporter ATP-binding protein: protein MTEVSVAKEDVAATGELVVLKSVNKHFGALHVLQDIDLTIARGEVVVVIGPSGSGKSTLCRTINRLETIDSGDIAIDGKPLPQEGKELARLRADVGMVFQSFNLFAHKTVLENVMLGQIKVRKADKKAAEEKARALLDRVGVATQADKYPAQLSGGQQQRVAIARALAMDPKVMLFDEPTSALDPEMINEVLEVMQQLARDGMTMIVVTHEMGFARSAANRVVFMADGRIVEEAVPDQFFSNPRSDRAKDFLSKILHH from the coding sequence ATGACCGAAGTATCGGTGGCCAAGGAAGATGTGGCCGCGACCGGAGAACTGGTCGTCCTGAAGAGCGTCAACAAGCACTTCGGCGCGTTGCACGTACTCCAGGACATCGACCTGACGATCGCCCGCGGCGAGGTTGTCGTGGTCATCGGACCCTCGGGGTCCGGTAAGTCCACCCTGTGCCGCACCATCAACCGCCTGGAGACGATCGACTCCGGCGATATCGCCATCGACGGAAAACCACTGCCCCAGGAGGGCAAGGAGCTGGCCCGGCTGCGCGCCGACGTCGGCATGGTGTTCCAGTCCTTCAACCTCTTCGCGCACAAGACCGTGCTCGAGAACGTGATGCTGGGCCAGATCAAGGTCCGCAAGGCCGACAAGAAGGCGGCCGAGGAGAAGGCCCGCGCCCTGCTCGACCGCGTGGGCGTGGCCACACAGGCGGACAAGTACCCCGCACAGCTGTCCGGCGGCCAGCAGCAGCGTGTCGCCATCGCGCGCGCCCTGGCGATGGACCCCAAGGTCATGCTCTTCGACGAGCCCACGTCGGCGCTCGACCCCGAGATGATCAACGAGGTGCTGGAGGTCATGCAGCAGCTCGCCCGGGACGGTATGACGATGATCGTCGTCACCCACGAAATGGGCTTCGCCCGTTCGGCCGCCAACCGGGTGGTGTTCATGGCCGACGGCCGCATTGTCGAAGAGGCTGTGCCGGACCAGTTCTTCAGCAACCCGCGAAGCGACCGCGCCAAGGACTTCCTGTCCAAGATCCTGCACCACTGA
- a CDS encoding response regulator transcription factor: MRLLLVEDDNHVAAALSAVLARHGFDVTHARSGEEALQALVPEGAGFGVVLLDLGLPDQDGYEVCGKIRKRTSTPVIMVTARADVRSRIHGLNLGADDYVVKPYDTGELLARIHAVSRRTPHEDAHGAGDGALRLGPVRIELPTRQVSVDGSVVQLTRKEFDLLALLAQRPGVVFRREQIISEVWRTSWEGTGRTLEVHVASLRAKLRMPALIETVRGVGYRLVAPGS; this comes from the coding sequence GTGAGACTGCTCCTTGTCGAGGACGACAACCATGTCGCCGCGGCTCTGTCCGCGGTACTGGCGCGCCACGGTTTCGACGTCACACACGCCCGCAGCGGCGAGGAGGCCCTCCAGGCCCTCGTCCCGGAAGGCGCGGGCTTCGGAGTCGTTCTCCTCGACCTGGGACTGCCCGACCAGGACGGCTACGAGGTGTGCGGCAAGATCCGCAAGCGCACCAGCACGCCGGTGATCATGGTCACCGCCCGTGCCGACGTGCGCTCACGCATCCACGGCCTCAACCTCGGCGCCGACGACTACGTGGTCAAGCCGTACGACACCGGGGAGCTGCTGGCCAGGATCCACGCCGTCAGCCGGCGCACCCCCCATGAGGACGCCCACGGGGCCGGTGACGGCGCGCTGCGCCTCGGGCCGGTGCGGATCGAGCTGCCCACCCGGCAGGTCAGCGTGGACGGTTCGGTGGTCCAGCTGACCCGCAAGGAGTTCGACCTGCTCGCCCTGCTCGCCCAGCGACCGGGCGTGGTCTTCCGGCGGGAGCAGATCATCAGCGAGGTGTGGCGCACCAGTTGGGAGGGGACGGGACGCACCCTGGAGGTGCATGTCGCGTCCCTGCGCGCCAAGTTGCGCATGCCCGCGCTGATCGAGACCGTACGTGGCGTGGGCTACCGGCTCGTCGCCCCGGGCTCGTAG
- a CDS encoding sensor histidine kinase, translating into MRTRLLPLLIILMAAVLLALGIPLAASVAAAQQQRVVVDRIDDTARFAALAQYVTDTAGGANERQETLSSELASYHEVYGISAGVFYRNGTDMAKAPASLVLPGENDTGEVRAAFDEALTGRRSHDPKQVWPWQRHSLVVASPVIRDGDVVAVVLTDSPTGPMRSRILHGWLVIGAGEIAAMLLAVGAALRLTGWVLRPVRVLDATTHAIASGRLKSRVAAAGGPPELRRLAHAFNEMADNVEDVLEQQRAFVADASHQLRNPLAALLLRIELLAFELPEGNQEIASVQAEGKRLAQVLDDLLDLALAEHTEATMSITDIGALTAERVAAWTPTAEAKGVRLVGDCPATTAWADPVTLSSALDAVIDNAVKFTPKDETVEVTVAANGGTSTVVVTDRGPGLTDEELTRVGDRFWRSGRHQNIKGSGLGLSISRALLAAGDGSITYDHHEPHGLKVTVTVPRSRPLR; encoded by the coding sequence GTGCGCACACGTCTGCTCCCGCTGCTCATCATCCTGATGGCGGCCGTCCTGCTCGCGCTCGGCATCCCGCTGGCCGCGAGCGTGGCGGCGGCCCAGCAGCAGCGCGTGGTCGTCGACCGGATCGACGACACGGCACGCTTCGCGGCCCTCGCCCAGTACGTCACCGACACGGCGGGCGGGGCCAACGAACGCCAGGAGACCCTGAGCAGCGAACTCGCCAGCTACCACGAGGTCTACGGCATCAGCGCGGGCGTCTTCTACCGCAACGGCACCGACATGGCCAAGGCCCCGGCGAGCCTCGTCCTGCCGGGTGAGAACGACACGGGCGAGGTGCGCGCCGCGTTCGACGAGGCGCTGACCGGACGGCGCAGCCACGACCCCAAGCAGGTGTGGCCCTGGCAGCGGCACAGCCTGGTCGTCGCCTCGCCGGTCATCCGGGACGGCGACGTCGTCGCGGTCGTGCTCACCGACTCGCCCACCGGGCCGATGCGTTCGCGGATCCTGCACGGCTGGCTGGTCATCGGGGCCGGCGAGATCGCCGCGATGCTGCTGGCCGTGGGCGCGGCCCTGCGGCTGACGGGCTGGGTGCTGCGTCCCGTGCGGGTCCTGGACGCCACCACCCACGCGATCGCCAGCGGCCGTCTGAAGTCCCGGGTGGCGGCCGCCGGCGGGCCCCCGGAACTTCGGCGCCTGGCCCACGCGTTCAACGAGATGGCGGACAACGTCGAGGACGTCCTGGAGCAGCAGCGCGCCTTCGTCGCCGACGCCTCGCACCAGCTGCGCAACCCGCTCGCGGCGCTGCTGCTGCGCATCGAACTGCTCGCCTTCGAGCTTCCGGAGGGAAACCAGGAGATCGCCTCCGTCCAGGCCGAGGGCAAGCGGCTGGCGCAGGTCCTGGACGACCTGCTCGACCTGGCCCTGGCCGAGCACACCGAGGCGACCATGAGCATCACCGACATCGGCGCGCTGACCGCCGAGCGCGTCGCGGCCTGGACACCGACGGCCGAGGCCAAGGGTGTACGCCTGGTGGGGGACTGCCCGGCCACGACCGCCTGGGCCGACCCGGTCACGCTGTCCAGCGCGCTGGACGCCGTCATCGACAACGCCGTCAAGTTCACTCCGAAGGACGAGACCGTCGAGGTGACCGTCGCCGCCAACGGCGGGACGTCGACCGTCGTGGTCACCGACCGCGGCCCGGGCCTGACCGACGAGGAACTCACCCGCGTCGGCGACCGCTTCTGGCGCAGTGGCCGCCACCAGAACATCAAGGGCTCCGGCCTCGGCCTGTCCATCTCCCGGGCCCTGCTCGCCGCGGGCGACGGCTCGATCACTTACGACCACCATGAGCCTCATGGCTTGAAAGTGACGGTCACGGTCCCGCGGTCGCGGCCACTGAGGTGA